Sequence from the Candidatus Cloacimonas sp. genome:
CGAATATTAAATCGAACTAATTTTCGTTACATTCCATTTTGTCAATTTACCGCGGCAGGTGGCTTTCTACCTTCTATAACGGCAAGAGCATTTTCAACGGCGAGAAAAGCCATTTTTGTTCTGGTTTCAATACTGGCAGATCCGATATGTGGCAGTAAAACTACATTATCCAAAGCCAAAAGTTCAGGGGAGATATCAGGTTCATTTTCGTAAACATCCAGCCCAGCGGAAAATATTCTATGTGTGGAAAGTGCTTTAATCAGTTCCTTTTCATCTACTATTGGTCCGCGGGAAGTATTTATCAGCACGGCACTTTCTTTCATCATTTCCAATTCCTTTTTGCCAATCAAGTGATATGTCTTATCCGTCAAAGGAATATGCAAAGTGATAATATCCGCCTCTTTCAGCAGAGTATCAAAATTTACTTCCGTTGCCGCAAAGGGCAAACTATATCGCATAGGGGAATCATTATGATAGAGAATTTGCATATTAAAACCAACGGCACGCTTAGCAACTGCCTGACCTATTCTACCCATACCCAGAATTCCGAGGGTTTTGTCATAAACATCCTGACCCAACATCAGCATTGGTTCCCAGCCCTTAAATTTGCCCTTTCTTAAAAAGCGTTCACTTTCCGGGATTCTTCTACAGGCAGATAAAATTAAAGCCCAAGTAAGATCGGCGGTAGTTTCGGTTAACACACCGGGTGTATTGCAAACGGTTATTCCGCATTTGGTGGCATATTCCACATCAATATTATTATAGCCGACGGCATAGTTTGAGATAACTTTCAGTTTGGGAGCCGCATCCATAACTTCTTTATCAATGGTGTCGTTCAATAAACAGATTATAGCATCGGCATTTTTAACCCCTGC
This genomic interval carries:
- a CDS encoding D-glycerate dehydrogenase translates to MKPVLFLTRLLPEPAVKQLEDKFTLEINRYERTLTKQELCAGVKNADAIICLLNDTIDKEVMDAAPKLKVISNYAVGYNNIDVEYATKCGITVCNTPGVLTETTADLTWALILSACRRIPESERFLRKGKFKGWEPMLMLGQDVYDKTLGILGMGRIGQAVAKRAVGFNMQILYHNDSPMRYSLPFAATEVNFDTLLKEADIITLHIPLTDKTYHLIGKKELEMMKESAVLINTSRGPIVDEKELIKALSTHRIFSAGLDVYENEPDISPELLALDNVVLLPHIGSASIETRTKMAFLAVENALAVIEGRKPPAAVN